CAATAAAATGGACATTTGTTATTTCCTAAGACTTGAGGCATAACATAatagaatgtggggggggggagtttacccAGAGAGTTCTTGATATTATGGTAGGTGAGCAGAAAGAAGAGAAAGGCTGACATCTGGTGGCTAAGTGGGGAAGTAGATTTGTTCTGGGCAGAGAAGAATCAGCAAtcacagagagaaggaaggaactgggaatttCGTTATCCTGTAGGAATTCCGCAGAAGTTAAGCATGATTAAAATGTTATTGATTGCTATGGGATGCAGCAATGGTTAACTTTCCGAAGATTGCACCTATTTAACTGCAGGCAGGACAAAGAGTGCTGGTTTACAATATTCCTTTAAAATGAACGTGAGCgtgtatgtgccgtcaagtcacagtgtCCGGTGATTTAAAGCAAAGGCGCGAGAGATGCCTTTGCAGatggccctatgaattaattcaAATTAATAAGAAGGAATATAGTGTTACAGGCTTCAGTTCTGATTATGGTAGCTCAATCTATGCTGCGTTACAAATGGGATGGAAATTAATCACAATGGCTGTAATCTCCTCAATGGGCCATAAATTCCAAGAAAGAGCTCAAGCCAAGTTCCCATCAGAGCTTGGAAAAAACTAATTCCCCTTCCTTCTATGAAGAGAGAGGGCTGATGGGGGAGTCTATGTGACAAGAAAACGGCATTTAGATTGTGgcggaggaggaaaaagaagcagATGCACTGCTGGGACTTGGCTGAAATACCCATAAACtgcagggtctctctctctctctctctgagatctgatgtggggCAGCAGATCTACTGCTCTGCAGGACtagggctgttactgcactaggaattcccagcgatgcatcaagcgtttggaaatgttataaaaaacatcactttaaaagggtttttggatgccacggctaaaaaatggttggaagacgtcttcacagctaaaggggccaaacaaagtgcgaacagtattttttataacatttccaaactcttaatacatcgctgggaatacctagtgcggtaacagtctTTGCTTCCTTCCGCACCCTTCTGGTACATTTGCATATGAAGTGAACACTTTAAGAACACCATAAGTGCTCTTCTCCAAAGAGAACCATCTCAGGTAAGCGCTGCTTCTGTGACTTATCATTGTTCAAAGAAGTAGCCTTGGGGTGCACATAACAATCATATTTGTACAGCTAACACCACCTCACAATGTATAGGGGGAATCTCTTGTGTGAAAGAattcctctcttctctctctctctctctcactcacacacacacacacacgaacacacccTTCCTTGCATATGGAAAACTAACTGAAGCCCACAGTCTACCTGGAAGCACATGATCATTGCTGAAGTTAAGGAGATTTGGATCTGGTCAGGGCTTGAGTAGGGAACCAACGAGAGTTACCTCAGCCCCTCCCGCTGACAAGATTCCCTCTGTGGCCCCTCTCTCATCACCAAAACCTACCCTAAATGTAATGAAAACAAATACCAGGAATTTCCTGCATGTGGGCCTCCAAGATGACCAGAGCCCCCAAAATCGTACCCCCTCTCTTAGCAGCCACAGCTATGTGAGAATATTACATAGGCCTTGGAATCCTACATACATCACCCTAAGTTGTATGATAAAAAGCACCAAGACTTTAGGCAGGAGAGTTTGTGTCTCAGATGACACCTCTATCTAGCCAGACCACTACCTTGTTCTTTTTCCCAGAGTGCCTTATATCTTCCCAGACCAATataaaacctggaaaaaaaatcagcctgTAATTACTCAAAGTAATTTGGAATACTAACTGGGATCAGGGCATGGATACCTCACGAATACTGTACAGATCTCGGAGTAGGGCTAGAAGCTTCCCATGTGCAGAAAGACTTTGATTATGGGGGTGATTTCAAATAAGACCTGTGTCATGTGCAGAATGCTTCAAGCTGCACAGATTCCTGTGAGTCGACATGGCTGACAGTAACCAGCAAGTGACCAATGAGGACTGTGCAGTTCACATAGTTGGGTTCCCAAGACAGAGGCTGAAAAGGTATCCCAGGGAAAAGGAGCGCCCCCTTcccctggacatctcttgcctaagaaacaaacaaacaaacaaaaaaactggcAAGCTGCCATTTGGGCAAGCCCCAAGAAGATTCCAGAGCTTACAGAAAGTGATTCTGCATGCCTTTATTGCTACAGTATCCTAGTAATAGGGGTAGCATGAGAGGTTAAACCACCTCTCTTGAAGAAAAGAGTGCATTGCATTCAGATGCACAACTGCTACAAATAATGACCAGCAGCATCAAGCCCTCACATACTTTATTTATGCATCAAGCCAGCTTTCACATCAGTTGCACACACCATGCTGTCCATTACTCAACAACACGCCGGAAGGACTGGACCACTGGGGAGGTCGCCCCCCACTCGACAGGCTTGTTGTACTCTCCTCTCTCCAGAAGGTATTGCCGGCCGCGGAAGTTGGGATGTTCGTAGAAAACCCAGGCTCCCTCCAGGACTTTGCAGGAATGGATTTCCCGCATGTGGAACTGATCCATGACAGAAGGGCAGTCATCCATGAATTCATGCATCTGGCCACTAAACTCACCCTTCTCAAAGAGCTGGATCTGGTGTTTGCCTCCGCTGAGCTGGAACAGGGAAAGAGAGAGCACAGGTTACTGAGAATCTGTACAGAGGGATGTATTTGCAGCACATGGCTTCACTCTACATAGTGTTGAAAAATGGCTGTGAAGCATCAGCACAAAGAATGCACTGAGGTTGTGGATGCATCCCCAAGGCCAGCTAACACCCACAAATACACCTAAAGCCTTTTGGTGTGTGTGCTTTCAAGTGCATGCTTCTAGCTCTTCTGGCCTTTGTCACCTTGTAATACGCCAGAAATACCTGATATTGACTGCATGTGTGATGGTTGCATGTGCACCttctgacagaatatgcaagtctgttcatattagcaatgacaggtggttttagattcagggaatctaagtgtcaagctaagctgatgcaataacctggaaagcccctagaaggcctgagactgagttaatgagttgcacctgtagggtgactcagcctgaaggtaatgagttgcacctggagagtgACTCAGCCAAGTAACACTAATtactgcctggagatggcatctgtatataagtgtaagactctgtgagtctgcgTCGGGAGACAGTGGAGGAAGAGTGTgtttatagcactgtgaataaacaactgcattttctacaagctctactggtactggtggttattcctgggcgttggcacaatccgccagctcccgcaacagggttatgggcccagtttgCTATTCCCATCAGAGCTCAACCCTCTAAAGGTACCTAATCAGGACCTTCTGCCATGGATTTTACAAACCCCTTTGGGTCTGCAAGAAATAGGGCAGGGTGCTGAAATTCCACTGTCCCCTACAAGCTTCCCCTAACAAGGGTAACCCCTCCCAGTTAAGTGCCAACATCTGAGAGGCTGACTGGGTGCATGTTCCTAATGCACAGATATTAGACGCTTAAACGGAAGCTTATGCCACCTTATTCAATATATATTTCTTCTTAACATATAACCTTGGGGGCTAAAAACAGGAGGGGATTAAATGCATTATGTGTGGGAAAGGGCAATCATAATTCTAAAATAAACAAGAATCCTGCAGCAGCCTCAAGACAAACAAGTTTTTATTCTAtgatgaagtggactctaatccacaAAGGTTTATGGTGGAATGAAACTTAGTAGTCTTCAGGATGCAGCAGGAATCCTATTTATTTTTGCAGCAACAGAATATCATGACTAACCCTCGGGAATTGTAAATTTATGCTCTGAGAACAGAAATAAGTGTGTGTGAGTTATTCCAAGTAAATTAACGTGAAATAACAttctggggtcttctgcatgcaacaAGAAAGGAAATTGACAAATGTATCCTGCTGTTCAGACTTTGCATGATCTTGATTACAAATGTCCCAGGCCTTGCGGAAGGGGCctgagaagctgtggctcagtggtagagcatctgctttgcatgcagaaggttccaggttcaattcttgccatctccaggtaaaagaacCAAAACGTAGGTGACACAAaggacctggagagccactgccagtcagagtagatgatactgactttcacagaccaatggtctgactcaattcAAGGCAGCGTCACGTGTTCAAGatcagaagggaaagaaaagacacACTTACTAGCTGAACGGTTTTGCATGAGCTGATGCGGTCGTTAAGGCCCATCCAGCGTTGGTATTCAGGATAATCCCCATGGGTCAGCACATACATGTTCCCTGCAAAGTTTGGTCGCTCATATATAACCCAGGCACCTCCGTCCACACGGATGGAATTGCAACGGCTCAGCTCATTGTGGAAATCCGAATTGTCCCGGTCACACTCATAGCGGCGGCCCTGGA
This window of the Euleptes europaea isolate rEulEur1 chromosome 5, rEulEur1.hap1, whole genome shotgun sequence genome carries:
- the LOC130477514 gene encoding gamma-crystallin S-like, whose translation is MSKSGMRITFYEGKNFQGRRYECDRDNSDFHNELSRCNSIRVDGGAWVIYERPNFAGNMYVLTHGDYPEYQRWMGLNDRISSCKTVQLLSGGKHQIQLFEKGEFSGQMHEFMDDCPSVMDQFHMREIHSCKVLEGAWVFYEHPNFRGRQYLLERGEYNKPVEWGATSPVVQSFRRVVE